A window of the Streptomyces sp. JB150 genome harbors these coding sequences:
- a CDS encoding DUF2269 family protein, which translates to MTKFLLTVHVLAAIVAIGPVTVAASMFPPAARRALASPGDPRAAETVRLLHRICRVYAVLGVVVPVFGFATASSMGVLGDAWLIVSIALTALAALVLVALVLPRQSALLEAADGDGEGGEGGGGGPRAATVRLAMVTGVFNLLWAAVTVLMIVRPGSTTGA; encoded by the coding sequence GTGACCAAGTTCCTCCTCACCGTCCACGTCCTGGCCGCGATCGTCGCCATCGGGCCCGTCACCGTCGCCGCCAGCATGTTCCCGCCCGCGGCCCGGCGCGCCCTGGCCTCGCCCGGCGATCCGCGGGCCGCCGAGACCGTACGGCTGCTGCACCGCATCTGCCGGGTCTACGCCGTGCTGGGCGTCGTCGTCCCCGTCTTCGGGTTCGCCACCGCGAGCAGCATGGGTGTCCTCGGCGACGCCTGGCTGATCGTGTCGATCGCGCTGACCGCGCTCGCCGCACTGGTCCTCGTCGCCCTGGTGCTGCCCCGGCAGAGCGCCCTGCTGGAGGCCGCCGACGGTGACGGCGAGGGGGGCGAGGGTGGTGGCGGCGGGCCGAGGGCGGCGACCGTACGGCTCGCCATGGTCACCGGGGTGTTCAACCTGCTGTGGGCGGCCGTCACCGTCCTGATGATCGTCCGCCCGGGGTCCACGACCGGCGCCTGA
- a CDS encoding MFS transporter, whose product MSAGTVTTAVPARLDRLPWSRWHWMIVIGLGTVWILDGLEVTIVGNVAGRIAEEGSGLDITSAQVTGMAAALYVAGACSGALFFGWLTDRYGRKKLFMVTLAVYLAATALTAVSFETWWFFLFRFLTGFGIGGEYAAINSAIDELIPSQYRGRVDLIINGSYWLGAVGGSLLSIVMLDTAIFPKDLGWRLSFALGVVLGLVILLVRRHVPESPRWQFIHGQGDDAEALVSSVEREIEQEKGEQLPPPAGEITIHQRKAIGFGMIAKTVFGTYPRRAVLGLSLFIGQAFLYNAITFGFGAILITFFDVPTGHTGYYFAVIAAGNFLGPLVLGKLFDTVGRRIMISGTYLVSGLLLFGTAWLFDRGSLTATTMTACWCVVLFFASAGASSAYLTVSEIFPMETRAMAIAFFYALGTAAGGISGPLLFADLTESGVVGDTVLAFQIGASLMCAAGLVAAFLAVKAERRSLEDIARPLSAAAEKAGEATASSVRTGTAMP is encoded by the coding sequence GTGTCCGCCGGTACCGTCACCACCGCAGTCCCCGCCCGCCTGGACAGACTTCCCTGGTCACGCTGGCACTGGATGATCGTCATCGGGCTCGGCACCGTCTGGATCCTGGACGGCCTGGAAGTCACCATCGTCGGCAACGTGGCCGGCCGTATCGCCGAGGAAGGCAGCGGCCTGGACATCACGTCGGCCCAGGTCACCGGCATGGCCGCGGCGCTCTACGTGGCCGGCGCCTGCTCGGGCGCGCTGTTCTTCGGCTGGCTGACCGACCGCTACGGCCGCAAGAAGCTGTTCATGGTGACGCTCGCCGTCTATCTCGCGGCGACCGCGCTGACCGCGGTGTCCTTCGAGACCTGGTGGTTCTTCCTCTTCCGGTTCCTCACCGGCTTCGGCATCGGCGGCGAGTACGCGGCGATCAACTCCGCGATCGACGAGCTGATCCCGTCGCAGTACCGGGGCCGCGTCGACCTCATCATCAACGGCAGCTACTGGCTGGGCGCGGTCGGCGGCTCGCTGCTGTCGATCGTGATGCTGGACACCGCGATCTTCCCCAAGGACCTCGGCTGGCGGCTCAGCTTCGCCCTCGGCGTGGTCCTGGGCCTGGTCATCCTGCTGGTGCGGCGGCACGTCCCGGAGAGCCCGCGCTGGCAGTTCATCCACGGCCAGGGCGACGACGCCGAGGCACTGGTCTCCTCGGTCGAACGTGAGATCGAGCAGGAGAAGGGTGAGCAGCTGCCGCCGCCGGCCGGCGAGATCACCATCCACCAGCGCAAGGCCATCGGCTTCGGCATGATCGCCAAGACGGTCTTCGGCACCTACCCGCGCCGCGCCGTCCTCGGCCTGTCCCTCTTCATCGGCCAGGCGTTCCTCTACAACGCGATCACCTTCGGCTTCGGCGCCATCCTCATCACCTTCTTCGACGTGCCGACCGGCCACACCGGCTACTACTTCGCCGTCATCGCGGCCGGCAACTTCCTCGGCCCGCTGGTGCTCGGCAAGCTCTTCGACACGGTCGGCCGCCGGATCATGATCTCCGGCACCTACCTCGTCTCCGGCCTGCTGCTGTTCGGCACCGCCTGGCTCTTCGACCGCGGCTCCCTGACCGCGACCACGATGACCGCCTGCTGGTGCGTGGTGCTGTTCTTCGCCTCCGCGGGCGCGTCCAGCGCCTACCTCACGGTCTCGGAGATCTTCCCCATGGAGACCCGCGCCATGGCCATCGCCTTCTTCTACGCCCTCGGTACCGCCGCCGGCGGCATCAGCGGCCCGCTGCTCTTCGCCGACCTGACCGAGTCCGGCGTCGTCGGCGACACGGTCCTCGCCTTCCAGATCGGCGCGTCCCTGATGTGCGCGGCCGGGCTGGTGGCGGCGTTCCTGGCGGTCAAGGCGGAACGCCGCTCCCTGGAGGACATCGCGCGGCCGCTGTCGGCGGCGGCGGAGAAGGCGGGGGAGGCGACGGCCTCGTCGGTGCGGACGGGAACGGCGATGCCGTAG